Part of the Capsicum annuum cultivar UCD-10X-F1 chromosome 12, UCD10Xv1.1, whole genome shotgun sequence genome is shown below.
TTACGTTTAGCAATAagtcagaaaaaaaaaagatttaagaaaatgCCTTCTTCTCTGGAGCATGTGTTAATTGGTAGTACGACAAGTGATGATCAAATGAAAATGCTGATAGcgaaatcaaatcaaaacaatttGCATAGAGATCAAGTTGAATACCTGGAGCTCACACATTAATATCTTTTCTTGTGCTTTTGCATTCTCGTAACAATTTTGTATTCCCATTCATCAACCATCCTTGAAAACCATGCTGGAGTTTGTGTTGACAACATTATGTATATTATGGAGAGTACACTAACAAATCCACAACCGTAACCCATGAGAACCGCTTGCCAGCTGATCATTGgtgaatcttcttcttcttcttcgtccaGCTCAACTGGAGTTATTGCTTGTGGTacaccatcatcaccaccacaATCTTTACTCAGTGGAAATCCACGTAATCCATCATTCCCTTGGTATGAACTCTTCTCAAATGTGTCAAATTGTTTTCCTTTGGGGATGCATCCAACGAGATGATTGTGAGAGAGATTTAGAACTTCAAGTGATGTGAGAAATGCAAGTTGTTGCGGTATCCCTCCACCAATTCTGTTAAATGAGAGATCCAATGATTCAAGTACAGATAACTGGTGTAATGATGCTGGTATACAACCTTCCAAGCGATTATGAGATAGGTTCAACGTGCGGAGTGCAGCGAGATCTCCAATAATACTTGGAATATAACCTTCAAATCTATTCCTTGAGAGATTGATGATTATGTTTGTAGTCAAAACTCGAGCAAACTCAAGATCCAATCCCTTTGTTGTAATTGTCATCACAGAATCATAAAATATACCATATTGATCTCCTACATACCATGGGTCTCTCACGTTCTCATCGATTATCTTCATGGCTTGGAAATTCTCAAAAAGACTTGCTGGTAAATTCCCACTAAACCCATTAGATGAGAGATCCATAATTTGAAGTTGGGCAAACAGCTTTTTGTTCTTTGAAGCTTTGATAGGACCATGCAACTTATTTGATCTCAAGCTTAGAAGTTTCAAATTCGGCAGAGTTCCTAACCATTTTGGAAATGTGTCATTCAACTCATTGTCACCTAAATCGAGAAGTTCCAAATACTTGCAGTTGATCAAAGATCGCGGGACTTTCCCCTCTAGCTTATTTCCATGCAATTTGATGACGCTCAGTTGGTTTCCAATACTAAAAGTAGTATTAATCGTCCCACTGAGACGATTGTTGCTTAAATCCAAAACCAACACATGTTCAGTGATCTCACCCAAACACTGTGGGATTGTTCCGTTCAACTTATTGCTTCCCAAATCTAACACTATCAGTGTTTTTAGATTGCAGATAGTTGAAGAAATCTGTCCACTGAAATTATTCTGCGAAAGGAGAAGAAATCCTAGGTTCTGTTGGTTTAGGAGTGACTTTGGAATAGGACCTTCCAGCTGATTTTGTTTCAGTGTAACTACGATTAATGATTGGGACTTGAACTCCGGAATTTTTCCACTGAAATGGTTATCGCTCAAGTATAACCAAGATAGTGATGGGAGGGAGAATATCCAGGATGGTATACTCCCATTCAAGTTGTTTGATGACAAGTAGAGTGATTGTAAGTTTTGGAGACCACTAACATTGGAAGGAATCGAACCGGTAAAGTTGTTTCCCCAAAGTCTTAACCCCCTTAGTTTTCCAAATTTGAAGAATGGATAAATCGTTCCTTCAAGATTGTTATTTTCAAGGGACAAATTTTCTATGTTGGTGAGATTCCATAGAGGTTTAAGAATAGGGCCCGAAAGATTACCAGAACTCATGTCCAAGTCATGCAGTGAAGTTAAATAGCTCA
Proteins encoded:
- the LOC107851823 gene encoding receptor-like protein 9DC3 translates to MGIGELALFMLYAFLCQLSFSSSLRHLCRKDQARALLQFKKTFTINSDASGCSQSYGKTLSWNRSADCCSWDGVYCGETTGHVIELDLSCSQIQGKFHSNNSLFRLSNLKRLDLSFNDFSGSRISPKFGGLSNLTHLDLWGSSFTGQIPPEISYLSKLNVLRIWSEDPYTLTFGPNHFELILKNLTQLRELELYDVNISSTIPQNFSSYLTTIQLLNGQLCGTLPERIFHLPNLKLLELSYNSQLTVSLPMTKWNCSTSLMNLYLSSVKFNGKIPESMSYLTSLHDLDMSSGNLSGPILKPLWNLTNIENLSLENNNLEGTIYPFFKFGKLRGLRLWGNNFTGSIPSNVSGLQNLQSLYLSSNNLNGSIPSWIFSLPSLSWLYLSDNHFSGKIPEFKSQSLIVVTLKQNQLEGPIPKSLLNQQNLGFLLLSQNNFSGQISSTICNLKTLIVLDLGSNKLNGTIPQCLGEITEHVLVLDLSNNRLSGTINTTFSIGNQLSVIKLHGNKLEGKVPRSLINCKYLELLDLGDNELNDTFPKWLGTLPNLKLLSLRSNKLHGPIKASKNKKLFAQLQIMDLSSNGFSGNLPASLFENFQAMKIIDENVRDPWYVGDQYGIFYDSVMTITTKGLDLEFARVLTTNIIINLSRNRFEGYIPSIIGDLAALRTLNLSHNRLEGCIPASLHQLSVLESLDLSFNRIGGGIPQQLAFLTSLEVLNLSHNHLVGCIPKGKQFDTFEKSSYQGNDGLRGFPLSKDCGGDDGVPQAITPVELDEEEEEDSPMISWQAVLMGYGCGFVSVLSIIYIMLSTQTPAWFSRMVDEWEYKIVTRMQKHKKRY